A portion of the Bombus terrestris chromosome 3, iyBomTerr1.2, whole genome shotgun sequence genome contains these proteins:
- the LOC100642513 gene encoding zinc finger protein 717 isoform X1, which yields MQVDWYAGYEQLVKRNLTLLPHQEAVQQQEPQSQQLAQQQQTDIMTSMFEQQIKSEPMGFYSVASSRSDGSNSMVNLSDDREDLSQQEGHLQPQQQTTLQINQQQGQQQTQQQSQQQTQQQGQQQQSQTVQQEVPNRQSTGQQTVKEGSRSKPQPCKVCGKVLSSASSYYVHMKLHSGNKPYHCTVCEASFCRKPYLEVHMRTHTGERPFQCELCLKRFTQKSSLNTHKRVHTGERPYACDICQKRFAVKSYVTAHRWSHVAEKPLVCDRCSLTFTSKSQFAIHIRTHTASTTYECNICGRTFVRDSYLIRHQNRVHRDMNQSSTNHNPSTPQSTGGGTPGTGFESPVCDLRYSEGPSSLDGLAGSKGGIAAEIASLAKQNNLQLPLPLLHPQTTN from the coding sequence ATGCAGGTGGATTGGTACGCAGGATATGAGCAGCTTGTCAAGCGCAACCTGACTCTGCTCCCCCATCAAGAAGCAGTGCAGCAGCAGGAGCCACAATCACAACAGCTGGCTCAGCAGCAACAGACTGATATAATGACATCCATGTTTGAACAACAAATTAAAAGCGAACCCATGGGGTTTTATTCTGTTGCTTCGAGCCGGTCAGATGGTTCAAATTCTATGGTGAATTTGTCGGATGATCGTGAAGACCTTTCTCAGCAAGAAGGTCACCTACAACCACAGCAACAGACTACGTTACAAATAAATCAGCAACAGGGTCAACAACAAACTCAACAACAGAGTCAACAGCAAACGCAACAACAGGGTCAACAACAGCAGAGTCAGACTGTGCAACAAGAAGTTCCAAACCGTCAATCTACTGGACAACAAACTGTCAAAGAGGGTTCACGGTCAAAGCCACAGCCCTGTAAGGTATGTGGCAAGGTGCTATCCTCTGCTTCGTCGTACTATGTACATATGAAGCTTCATTCAGGCAACAAACCATATCATTGTACGGTATGTGAAGCAAGTTTTTGTCGGAAACCATACTTGGAAGTGCACATGAGGACGCACACAGGAGAAAGACCTTTCCAATGTGAGCTGTGCTTGAAAAGGTTTACTCAAAAGAGCAGTCTTAATACTCATAAACGGGTGCATACAGGAGAAAGGCCGTATGCCTGCGACATTTGTCAGAAACGTTTTGCAGTGAAAAGCTACGTGACGGCACACCGTTGGAGTCACGTTGCCGAAAAGCCGTTGGTGTGCGACAGATGTTCTCTCACATTCACGTCCAAGAGTCAATTTGCAATACACATCCGTACCCATACTGCAAGTACCACGTACGAGTGTAACATATGCGGACGTACCTTTGTACGCGATAGTTATCTCATACGACACCAAAATCGAGTACATCGTGACATGAATCAAAGCAGTACGAATCACAATCCATCTACGCCCCAGAGTACCGGTGGTGGCACTCCAGGTACAGGTTTCGAGAGCCCGGTTTGCGATTTACGCTACAGCGAAGGACCTTCCTCGTTGGATGGCTTAGCAGGTTCGAAAGGAGGGATCGCTGCTGAGATCGCGAGTTTAGCCAAGCAAAACAATCTTCAACTTCCTCTACCGTTGCTACATCCGCAGACTACCAACTAG
- the LOC100642513 gene encoding zinc finger protein 717 isoform X2 — protein MTSMFEQQIKSEPMGFYSVASSRSDGSNSMVNLSDDREDLSQQEGHLQPQQQTTLQINQQQGQQQTQQQSQQQTQQQGQQQQSQTVQQEVPNRQSTGQQTVKEGSRSKPQPCKVCGKVLSSASSYYVHMKLHSGNKPYHCTVCEASFCRKPYLEVHMRTHTGERPFQCELCLKRFTQKSSLNTHKRVHTGERPYACDICQKRFAVKSYVTAHRWSHVAEKPLVCDRCSLTFTSKSQFAIHIRTHTASTTYECNICGRTFVRDSYLIRHQNRVHRDMNQSSTNHNPSTPQSTGGGTPGTGFESPVCDLRYSEGPSSLDGLAGSKGGIAAEIASLAKQNNLQLPLPLLHPQTTN, from the coding sequence ATGACATCCATGTTTGAACAACAAATTAAAAGCGAACCCATGGGGTTTTATTCTGTTGCTTCGAGCCGGTCAGATGGTTCAAATTCTATGGTGAATTTGTCGGATGATCGTGAAGACCTTTCTCAGCAAGAAGGTCACCTACAACCACAGCAACAGACTACGTTACAAATAAATCAGCAACAGGGTCAACAACAAACTCAACAACAGAGTCAACAGCAAACGCAACAACAGGGTCAACAACAGCAGAGTCAGACTGTGCAACAAGAAGTTCCAAACCGTCAATCTACTGGACAACAAACTGTCAAAGAGGGTTCACGGTCAAAGCCACAGCCCTGTAAGGTATGTGGCAAGGTGCTATCCTCTGCTTCGTCGTACTATGTACATATGAAGCTTCATTCAGGCAACAAACCATATCATTGTACGGTATGTGAAGCAAGTTTTTGTCGGAAACCATACTTGGAAGTGCACATGAGGACGCACACAGGAGAAAGACCTTTCCAATGTGAGCTGTGCTTGAAAAGGTTTACTCAAAAGAGCAGTCTTAATACTCATAAACGGGTGCATACAGGAGAAAGGCCGTATGCCTGCGACATTTGTCAGAAACGTTTTGCAGTGAAAAGCTACGTGACGGCACACCGTTGGAGTCACGTTGCCGAAAAGCCGTTGGTGTGCGACAGATGTTCTCTCACATTCACGTCCAAGAGTCAATTTGCAATACACATCCGTACCCATACTGCAAGTACCACGTACGAGTGTAACATATGCGGACGTACCTTTGTACGCGATAGTTATCTCATACGACACCAAAATCGAGTACATCGTGACATGAATCAAAGCAGTACGAATCACAATCCATCTACGCCCCAGAGTACCGGTGGTGGCACTCCAGGTACAGGTTTCGAGAGCCCGGTTTGCGATTTACGCTACAGCGAAGGACCTTCCTCGTTGGATGGCTTAGCAGGTTCGAAAGGAGGGATCGCTGCTGAGATCGCGAGTTTAGCCAAGCAAAACAATCTTCAACTTCCTCTACCGTTGCTACATCCGCAGACTACCAACTAG
- the LOC100642918 gene encoding actin-related protein 5, producing MEVLELKDIKAVPDIIHLYPNRVKCEATPLVIDNGSYNCRVGWATEKECQLIFKNLIAKPRKERGKKDGEPQVGNDIANIEAVRFQLKTQFDRNVVTHFEAQEQIFDYTFTHMGIDTEGAVNHPIILTEAFLNPNYSRNLMAELLFECYNVPAIAYGVDCLFSYQHNNCPPDGLIISIGYHTTHIIPILDGKADPVNSRRINVGGYHITSYMHRLLQLKYPVHVNAITPSRAEELIHEHSMIALSYQDEISKWADPDYYDTNVLRVQLPYVAPANTPGLTVEQQKERKRELARRLMEINARKREERLAEDEEQLNQLLAVQDLLEEGETDEFDQALKTYSLANEADLIKMINNLQAKVERTRQKIVAANSQEENIAMEEQKPKIKSSLQPKDQQDFDEWIAGVRKKRQEILERRLAKRQRRQDMAKRRTAAAQERMRIISQLARKEKRDDDFGMRDEDWDVYKVINREGGDSDSEVEQEKLMELEDVLRHHDPEFDGAGSNVPMIPGETHQLHVGVERLRAPEILFQPSMIGSMEAGIAETIDFVLKLYPPEQQSRLVGNIFLTGGPTRFPGLLERLNRELREIRPFGSSFRINIAKNTSLDAWYGARDFGLNGNLPEFLVSKKEYEERGGEYFKEHLSSNTYTRSPDPLPTIQTPVTSEQVIVEDAVVDVEME from the exons ATGGAAGTTCTTGAATTAAAAGACATAAAAGCTGTACCTGATATTATTCATCTTTATCCAAATAGAGTAAAATGCGAAGCAACTCCGCTTGTTATTGACAATG GATCGTACAATTGTAGAGTTGGTTGGGCTACAGAAAAAGAATGCcaactaatatttaaaaatcttatTGCAAAACCACGCAAAGAACGTGGAAAAAAGGACGGTGAACCTCAGGTTGGAAATGACATAGCTAATATCGAAGCTGTTCGATTTCAATTAAAAACACAGTTTGATCGAAACGTGGTTACGCATTTTGAAGCACAGGAACAAATATTTGATTACACTTTTACTCATATGGGAATAGATACAGAGGGTGCGGTAAATCATCCTATTATTTTAACAGAAGCGTTTTTGAATCCTAATTATTCCAGAAACT TGATGGCTGAACTTTTATTTGAATGTTATAACGTACCTGCGATAGCATATGGTGTGGATTGCTTATTTTCTTATCAGCATAACAATTGTCCACCGGATGGTTTAATAATCAGTATTGGATATCACACTACGCACATAATACCTATATTAGATGGTAAAGCAGATCCTGTAAACTCAAGAAGAATCAATGTTGGTGGATATCACATTACCTCCTACATGCACAGGTTGCTTCAACTTAAATATCCAGTACATGTAAATGCAATTACACCTAGTCGAGCAGAG GAATTAATACATGAACATTCGATGATAGCTTTAAGTTATCAagatgaaatttctaaatggGCAGATCCAgattattacgatacaaatgTATTAAGGGTTCAATTACCCTATGTTGCTCCTGCAAATACTCCTGGTCTAACAGTCGAGCAGCAGAAAGAGAGGAAACGCGAATTAGCTAGAAGATTAATGGAAATCAATGCcaggaaaagagaagagaga TTAGCAGAAGATGAAGAACAACTAAATCAATTATTAGCCGTTCAAGATTTATTAGAGGAAGGTGAAACGGATGAATTTGATCAAGCGTTAAAAACTTATTCTCTCGCAAACGAGGCAGATctgataaaaatgattaataatcTGCAAGCAAAAGTAGAAAGGACCAGACAAAAGATAGTAGCGGCTAACTCGCAAGAGGAGAATATCGCGATGGAAGAACAAAAACCAAAAATAAAATCGAGTTTGCAACCTAAAGATCAACAAGATTTTGACGAATGGATTGCTGGTGTTCGAAAGAAAAG GcaagaaatattagaaagacGACTAGCAAAAAGACAACGTAGACAAGATATGGCGAAACGTAGAACAGCCGCTGCACAGGAAAGAATGCGCATAATAAGCCAATtggcgagaaaagaaaaacgcgatGATGATTTTGGTATGAGAGACGAAGATTGGGAtgtttataaagttataaatagg GAAGGTGGAGATTCAGACTCGGAGGTAGAACAAGAAAAGCTTATGGAATTGGAAGATGTACTACGACATCACGATCCAGAATTCGATGGTGCTGGATCTAACGTTCCTATGATTCCTGGAGAAACTCATCAATTACACGTAGGGGTAGAACGCTTGAGAGCTCcggaaatattatttcaaccaTCGATGATTGGTTCAATGGAAGCTGGCATTGCAGAGACAATCGATTTCGTTTTGAAGCTTTATCCGCCCGAACAGCAGTCGCGACTCGTGGGAAATATATTTCTCACGGGTGGGCCGACAAGATTTCCTGGTTTACTTGAAAGATTGAATCGTGAACTTCGTGAAATACGACCATTTGGATCGAGTTTTCGaataaatattgcaaaaaaTACCAGCCTAGATGCATGGTACGGTGCCAGGGATTTTGGCTTAAATGGAAACCTTCCTGAATTCTTAGTGAGTAAGAAGGAGTACGAGGAAAGAGGTGGTGAATATTTTAAAGAACACTTGAGCAGTAATACTTACACCCGTTCTCCTGATCCTTTACCTACGATACAGACTCCTGTGACATCGGAACAGGTTATCGTAGAGGATGCTGTCGTTGACGTTGAAATGGagtaa
- the LOC100643032 gene encoding protein obstructor-E, protein MFLRVFFLLLVSVVTLSRAQFRCPEPKGFFSDLEQCDLYYVCIDGKAEEKLCKDGLVFRDDNPKKELCDIPANVPCGDRTLLQEPQPSKGCPRANGYFKHEDPTACDRFVNCIDGVAQIMPCPPGLIYEDKMSSCVWPADASRLCENVKRDVLDDGFVCPDGDVPGPLGRILPHPTYPHPEDCAKFYICKNGVVPQKGQCEPGTVYSEDSFKCMDPESVPGCEDYYKNKN, encoded by the exons ATGTTTCTTCGAGTGTTTTTCCTTTTGTTGGTCAGTGTGGTGACCTTGAGCAGGGCACAGTTTCGGTGTCCCGAGCCGAAGGGTTTCTTCTCGGATCTGGAACAGTGCGATCTTTATTACGTTTGCATAGACGGCAAGGCGGAGGAGAAGCTGTGCAAAGACGGTCTCGTCTTCAGAGACGACAACCCTAAGAAGGAACTCTGTGATATTCCAGCTAACGTGCCTTGCGGAGACAGGACTCTCCTTC AGGAGCCACAGCCGAGCAAAGGATGTCCACGAGCTAATGGCTACTTCAAACACGAGGATCCAACCGCTTGCGATCGTTTCGTGAATTGCATCGATGGCGTGGCGCAAATAATGCCCTGTCCGCCTGGTCTGATCTACGAAGACAAAATGTCTAGCTGTGTCTGGCCGGCAGATGCCAGCAGATTGTGCGAGAACGTGAAGAGAGACGTTCTCGACGATGGATTCGTCTGTCCCGATGGCGATGTGCCTGGACCACTCGGCAGGATTCTACCCCATCCTACCTATCCTCATCCGGAGGATTGTGCCAAGTTCTACATTTGCAAAAATGGCGTGGTGCCACAGAAAGGACAATGCGAGCCTGGTACCGTTTACAGCGAGGACAGCTTCAAGTGTATGGATCCGGAGAGCGTACCTGGATG CGAAGACTACTACAAAAACAAGAACTGA